One Mycolicibacterium doricum genomic window, CCGTAGGACCGCGCCCGCGGCATAGCGGACAGTTCTCGTCAGCCCCGAAGAATCTCGATGATGGCGCTGAAGTCCTTGTCGGCGTGATCGTTGGCGAACGCGGCGTACAGCTCGGCGGCGTGGCTGCCCAACGGTGCGGAAGCACCCGTCGACGACACCGCGGCCATGGCCAAACCGAGGTCCTTGTTCATCAGCGCCGCCGCGAACCCAGGCTTGAAGTCGTTGTTGGCCGGGGAGGTCGGTACCGGTCCCGGGACAGGGCAGTTCGTGTGCACCGCCCAACAGTTGCCGGTCGCGCCGGTGATGACGTCGAACAGCGACTGCGCCGACAACCCGAGCTTCTCGGCCAGGACGAACGCCTCACCGATCGCGATCTGCTGGACGGCGAGGACCATGTTGTTGCACAGCTTGGCGGCCTGACCGGTGCCCGACGCACCGCAGTGAACCACCTTGGCCGCCATCGGTTCCAGCACCGGACGGGCACGCGCG contains:
- the mmsB gene encoding 3-hydroxyisobutyrate dehydrogenase translates to MSTIAFFGLGNMGGPMAANLAKAGHTVRGFDPVAAMRAAAEDHGIATFDSGAEAVSGAEVVITSLPNGAIVKSLYDEVLPAAGAGTLFIDTSTISVDDARHINAAAVEQGCAQIDAPVSGGVKGATAGTLAFMVGGDDDAVARARPVLEPMAAKVVHCGASGTGQAAKLCNNMVLAVQQIAIGEAFVLAEKLGLSAQSLFDVITGATGNCWAVHTNCPVPGPVPTSPANNDFKPGFAAALMNKDLGLAMAAVSSTGASAPLGSHAAELYAAFANDHADKDFSAIIEILRG